From Lasioglossum baleicum chromosome 16, iyLasBale1, whole genome shotgun sequence:
CAGTATTTAAGGATCGAATTTTACAATAGATCTGGGGACCCATTAATTTGGTGGCAAGATCACCAACATCAATTCCCATTACTAAGGAAATTGATCGAAAGATTATTTTGTGTCGTCGCAACGTCAGTTCCATGCGAACGTATTTTTTCTAAAGCAGGATTAATATTAAACGAAAAAAGAAATCGACTAAAAGCCGAAAAATTATCAATGCTTTTGTTCTTAAATCATAACACATaaatagtttattattatttaatatagatACTTCGTTATACATATAGTTATAGTTTGTTATACATAGTTTATTATAGTTTGTTACGCATAGTTTATTATAGCTTGTTACACATAagtagatttttattttgctttttaGGTTAagtgtatttttatatattcttatattacatattgtttatataacacataaatatatttactaatttttcatatttttgtttCTATTTAAATTATACTACTTATTTATGTTAAGTTTTTATACATTTGTAAGTATatcttttatatattatatacaacaTACcacacaatataaaatatttcacaaGGCTtaagtttgaaaaaattttaaactgaactttcttttataattcatAGGCATTagttattactaattattaatttattcaatattcaatgtttgcctttatgcgatataacttatatgtatttttgtatttattttttattatgtaaCATGTCCCGAGAATATAGACTTCTATATAGAGTGACCAAGAACAGTTATGTTCCTATGCTCTCCACCAATCAGTAGCGATCACGAAAAATCacgaatcactgtgaaaaaACATCGTGATTTAgaacgaacgtgatcgaatcacAAGTGATTCGGAATGAGCAGTTCATCCCATCTCTAGTGGCAATACGAAGTACGAACACACGCATATCCATATGTATCCATTCGCAATCTCCCCTCTGTATCCGTGCAAAGTTCGCTTTTATCCAACAAGTCGCAAAAGTATTTACATTATTCATGCCGCTGACATCGCGCAAAGAgtaagaaaaattttcaaataaaaaaactCAACGAAATAAAAAGAAGAACAGACGTCACTTTCAGTGAACGATTCCATAGAATCGTAATGTGTATATGGATGATCAGTTCTGATTGAAGAAATCCTGCTTGCCGAGGAGGATGGAATATATGACGAACTTGAAAAGCATTCTACTCGTGATTACGATACATTTGTCGGTGCTAAATTGTGCTCAATTATCAAGAACTTATATCAAAGATGCGTCCGAGAACAGCGGCGACGTTGTGCCGAGTATAACCTGGCTGTTCAGCAATTCAGTTGACAGCCTCGTCAGGGTTAAACGAACGAGTGTGCTCAATTATTTACCTCCCAAATGTCGGCAAAACTTGAGTCGGCTGTGCAacgatataaatataaataacgaCGAGTTAACTTTGCTAGAATGCATTCAAACCTTCAAGGTACGTACCCTTACCTGTTCAGTACAGTAAAAATACCGTTTTACTGGAAAACCgaatttttatacgatttttacGTTTTTATACGATTTTATACGAATTATTCGTTTAGTATATAAAATCGTAGATTTTATACGAGATGTTATATGAATTATGCTCTCTGTTCCCCAGCCAACCGAAGTATCCAGCATCGACGACGAATGTCGCCAAGCGATTTGGGCCTACATCTTGAACATCACCAACAACCTAAACATAGAACGCCTGGCAAAGAAAACTTGTGGCAAGGAGCTGGACGATCTGGACTGCTCAACATCCGACAACAAGCATGGAGCATATTTATCCTGTCTAATCGACAAACGCGAGAAAGTCAAGGACCCTGACTGCATCACGTACATTCAGAGACTAGAATGGATCGCATTCAGCGACTTCAGGATCATAACTCCGTTCTCCTCTGACTGCGAGAGCGACATAATCAAGTTCAACTGTGACAAGGTGCAACCGTATAGAGATATATCCCAAGGACAAGTGTTGGCTTGTCTGCAGGAGCACGTGAACGATCTGCAGTTGCAATGTAAACGACACATTCTGCACGTGTCCGAGATCCAAGCGGAGAACGTGGAGCTGGATCGCCAGTTGTACCTGGCCTGCGAGCAGGATCGCATAAAGTTCTGTCCGAATGTGAGACCGGGCAGCGGTCAGGTGTACAAATGTCTGATGCAGCACAAGACGGATAGATCTATGACTGGATTGTGCCAGGAGCAGCTGGCGAGGAGAGGAAAATTGATAGCGTCAGACTATCGAGTCAGCAAAGGGCTGGTGAAGGCTTGCAAAGAGGACATACGCAGCAATCGCTGCAGGAGATCCTCCGAAGACAAGAACATTAGGCTAGCGCAGATCCTTCTGTGTTTGGAGTCAGTGGTCAAGAATGGAACCAAGATTGACGCCACCTGCCAGGCTGAGATGTTCGACCACAGGAAGCTTCTGATGGAGGACTACAGGCTGTCTCCAGAGATAGTCGATGGTTGTGCCAGTGATATTACAATGTTTTGCAATGGTCTGGAAGTTGGTGGCACTACGATTCACTGTCTGATGGAGCACACCAGACCCAGAAGGAAGAAGTCCAGGGTGTTCAGCAAGTGCCAGAAAGCGGTATGAACTGTTTTCTATGGGAAACGGTTtcaaaaaagttattaatttaatttggaACTGTGCTTCAACTTAACCTTGAAGTTCTTTTTAAATGTCTTCAGTCCCTTCCAAGTTAAACCGATTAATCGTAATTTGTTGTTAACAGCTGGAAGAACTGATTATGGAAGCGGACGCCGGGGAGGACTGGAGGATCGACCCAATCCTGCGAGAGCAGTGCCAGCCCGTGGTTAACTTAGCTTGCAGAGATGTAAGGATCCCAGATTAAGTTGATGGACTCGAAACCGTCATGTTCGCAATCATGTTTGAATTTAGGTGCACGGAGGCGACGCCAGAGTGATATCCTGCCTGATGGAGCAGCTCGGTACCAACAGAATGACGGAAGCCTGCGAAACCGCTCTGGTTCAGATACAGTACTTTGTAGCTCGAGATTTCAAGTTGGATCCACAGTTGTACAGAACGTGTAAATTCGACGCAGCTCGTTTGTGCCACGCGAGGAACGCTTGGGCCAGCGACGGGAGGCAGATGGACCCGGAAAGAGGACCTCTGATCCTGCCGTGCTTGTACAGACACGCGTACCATCCTCAGAAGAACATGACGGTAAGTGAATTGTACGTACTTAGAAATTGGAATTTCAAGTGTTTGTTGTTGCAGCTGCGAACAGAGTGTCTGGAAGAGATCAGACGCATAATGAGGCAACGAGCTGTGAACGTAGACTTGCAGCCGGAGATCGAGGAGGTCTGCCTGAATGAGCTAGCGACGTATTGTTACGACAAGACTGCGAAGGGAGAAGAAATACTGTGCCTTCAGGATAATCTAGACAGGTAGCGTGTTGTATTTTAACTGCGTAACAAgtggatcttctaatttgttcgtTTTACTCGCAGCTTGAGCAAGAACTGCAAGCTAGCGGTTGGCAATTTCACCGAGGAGCAAGCGGAACGCGTCGAGCTGAATCCGATAATCTCTGCAGCCTGCCAGCACATCATGGAACGCCACTGCGAGGTAGAATTTCTGTTAAATATGTAACAGTATcttttaaataacaaatttcaTCGATAACAGGAAGTGTTGAAATATGGAAAAGACGAAGGGGACATGATGGAGTGTTTGATAGAGCACAAGAACGATCTGGACGTGCGCTCCGACAACAAGTGCAAAGCAGCAGTGGAGCACTTCCAGCTGATATCGTTGAAGAATTACCACTTCACGTACAAATTCAAGGAAGCCTGCAGACCCTCCGTGAAGAGATGGTGTCCGAAGTAAGTGATATTCAATATTCGATTTGATGATGAGACATTTATGAGACATGTACGCGTACTGGATGCTTCGCTCAGGTCTAAAACTAAAGCGGAGGTGATAGAGTGTTTGAGCGCAACGGTGCAGGGAGATATAATGAAGGACACGCAGCACCGCATACCTAAAGATTGCAGGCAGCAGTTGAGAGCGCAACTGTACCAGCAGAGAGAGAACATTCACTTCGATCCTGTCCTGCAATCGCAGTGCGCGGACGATGTGAAGCAGTACTGCTTCAACGTGGAGGCTGGCAACTCGCAGGTAATAaagttatgaattttatctatcAGAATGATATATTAAAACATTGTCTTAGATTCTCGAGTGTCTGGCAGCGCACAAATCGAAATTATCCGACGCGTGTCACAAGCAGCTGTTTAAAGTGAGGAAACAGGAGTTCCAAGACAGCTCCAGCGACTTCGCTTTATTAAATACTTGTCGGATGATGGTGAGACAGTATTGCCACGATGTGAGTCGTTCGCAGACACTGGATTGTCTGAAGAGATACAGAGACGAGCCTACTTTCGACGAGAAGTGTAAGAACATAGTCATTCGACGAATGATCGAGCAGAACACAGATTACAGGTTCAACCCTGCGCTGCAAGCTTCGTGCTCCTCCGACATCAACAAGCACTGCAAAGAGGTGAGTTCTGTGAACAAGTGCGGTGTACatgaattgtattttatttgttattaaTTGTTTCAGGTTCTGATACACGAACCGACCGATAAGGA
This genomic window contains:
- the Glg1 gene encoding Golgi apparatus protein 1 isoform X1; this encodes MEYMTNLKSILLVITIHLSVLNCAQLSRTYIKDASENSGDVVPSITWLFSNSVDSLVRVKRTSVLNYLPPKCRQNLSRLCNDININNDELTLLECIQTFKPTEVSSIDDECRQAIWAYILNITNNLNIERLAKKTCGKELDDLDCSTSDNKHGAYLSCLIDKREKVKDPDCITYIQRLEWIAFSDFRIITPFSSDCESDIIKFNCDKVQPYRDISQGQVLACLQEHVNDLQLQCKRHILHVSEIQAENVELDRQLYLACEQDRIKFCPNVRPGSGQVYKCLMQHKTDRSMTGLCQEQLARRGKLIASDYRVSKGLVKACKEDIRSNRCRRSSEDKNIRLAQILLCLESVVKNGTKIDATCQAEMFDHRKLLMEDYRLSPEIVDGCASDITMFCNGLEVGGTTIHCLMEHTRPRRKKSRVFSKCQKALEELIMEADAGEDWRIDPILREQCQPVVNLACRDVHGGDARVISCLMEQLGTNRMTEACETALVQIQYFVARDFKLDPQLYRTCKFDAARLCHARNAWASDGRQMDPERGPLILPCLYRHAYHPQKNMTVSELYVLRNWNFKCLLLQLRTECLEEIRRIMRQRAVNVDLQPEIEEVCLNELATYCYDKTAKGEEILCLQDNLDSLSKNCKLAVGNFTEEQAERVELNPIISAACQHIMERHCEEVLKYGKDEGDMMECLIEHKNDLDVRSDNKCKAAVEHFQLISLKNYHFTYKFKEACRPSVKRWCPKSKTKAEVIECLSATVQGDIMKDTQHRIPKDCRQQLRAQLYQQRENIHFDPVLQSQCADDVKQYCFNVEAGNSQILECLAAHKSKLSDACHKQLFKVRKQEFQDSSSDFALLNTCRMMVRQYCHDVSRSQTLDCLKRYRDEPTFDEKCKNIVIRRMIEQNTDYRFNPALQASCSSDINKHCKEVLIHEPTDKELEGKVIKCLKIKFREAKLQTRCKHQITSILREAAMNYHLNPLLATLCVHEIETICRADENEPGAVEECLKIEFNSGNRDMKEECRLEIAALIEQRRADINADPLLQRACAIDVSKYCSDVPQGGGKHIMCLQNVMEDANKSLQPDCYKMLITRIEMFRNAVKLDRPNSIGELYSTVNRSPARKYFMIVALTMIGLIFITGLFCGRVTRRTIIMKSKR
- the Glg1 gene encoding Golgi apparatus protein 1 isoform X2 — encoded protein: MEYMTNLKSILLVITIHLSVLNCAQLSRTYIKDASENSGDVVPSITWLFSNSVDSLVRVKRTSVLNYLPPKCRQNLSRLCNDININNDELTLLECIQTFKPTEVSSIDDECRQAIWAYILNITNNLNIERLAKKTCGKELDDLDCSTSDNKHGAYLSCLIDKREKVKDPDCITYIQRLEWIAFSDFRIITPFSSDCESDIIKFNCDKVQPYRDISQGQVLACLQEHVNDLQLQCKRHILHVSEIQAENVELDRQLYLACEQDRIKFCPNVRPGSGQVYKCLMQHKTDRSMTGLCQEQLARRGKLIASDYRVSKGLVKACKEDIRSNRCRRSSEDKNIRLAQILLCLESVVKNGTKIDATCQAEMFDHRKLLMEDYRLSPEIVDGCASDITMFCNGLEVGGTTIHCLMEHTRPRRKKSRVFSKCQKALEELIMEADAGEDWRIDPILREQCQPVVNLACRDVHGGDARVISCLMEQLGTNRMTEACETALVQIQYFVARDFKLDPQLYRTCKFDAARLCHARNAWASDGRQMDPERGPLILPCLYRHAYHPQKNMTLRTECLEEIRRIMRQRAVNVDLQPEIEEVCLNELATYCYDKTAKGEEILCLQDNLDSLSKNCKLAVGNFTEEQAERVELNPIISAACQHIMERHCEEVLKYGKDEGDMMECLIEHKNDLDVRSDNKCKAAVEHFQLISLKNYHFTYKFKEACRPSVKRWCPKSKTKAEVIECLSATVQGDIMKDTQHRIPKDCRQQLRAQLYQQRENIHFDPVLQSQCADDVKQYCFNVEAGNSQILECLAAHKSKLSDACHKQLFKVRKQEFQDSSSDFALLNTCRMMVRQYCHDVSRSQTLDCLKRYRDEPTFDEKCKNIVIRRMIEQNTDYRFNPALQASCSSDINKHCKEVLIHEPTDKELEGKVIKCLKIKFREAKLQTRCKHQITSILREAAMNYHLNPLLATLCVHEIETICRADENEPGAVEECLKIEFNSGNRDMKEECRLEIAALIEQRRADINADPLLQRACAIDVSKYCSDVPQGGGKHIMCLQNVMEDANKSLQPDCYKMLITRIEMFRNAVKLDRPNSIGELYSTVNRSPARKYFMIVALTMIGLIFITGLFCGRVTRRTIIMKSKR